One Faecalispora anaeroviscerum genomic window carries:
- the recQ gene encoding DNA helicase RecQ, whose protein sequence is MTIQQALKKYFGYDSFRGGQQELISASLSGCDVLGIMPTGAGKSICFQLPAILQEGITLVVSPLISLMKDQVDALNQSGIPAAYLNSTLSPRQMETALYHAKNGKYKLVYVAPERLLSPEFLAFAQSVKIEMLTVDEAHCISQWGQDFRPSYAQIPQFIDQLAQRPRVSAFTATATLRVREDIVSLLSLQDPTVLVTGFDRPNLSFEVQAPKNKMQALTSFLHIHQSQSGIVYCATRKTVEEVCEELNRQGVSASRYHAGLTDEERRTNQDDFLFDRVQIMVATNAFGMGIDKSNVAFVVHYNMPKDIESYYQEAGRAGRDGSEATCLLLYSGQDVRTSQWMIEHSKDASYPDAETEKQLKERDYQRLREMTFYATTNDCLRAFILRYFGENPPGYCGHCSNCNTKFQTVDVTEDSQKILSCVARVKERFGASLVIDVLRGSKSERIRDLKFDALSTYGISKKSVHTLRAVIEFLVQSGYLEKSDGQYAVLRLTPEAKNVLNGTVALEMKLAEEKPAAPEEGSDETAYSKNTVPPGTESLFIRLKELRHELAAEQGVPAFVVFSDSSLVDMCVRLPRAPAQFLMVSGVGETKLQRYGEKFLQVIADYCRVNAGLELPEENDRPTIKRKRKGTAFAEVILPDSEICKEVEIFENPIPISFLAAAANEVLSQHACSTVSAVKIADWLVSEGYLQIVEQKDSRAKVPTQKGISLGILQEERTHSNRNYWMNLYPSSAQQFIIDHICDILVYDKKGLNGGH, encoded by the coding sequence ATGACAATTCAGCAAGCATTAAAAAAATATTTTGGGTATGACAGCTTTCGCGGGGGCCAGCAGGAGCTGATTTCGGCGAGCTTATCCGGGTGCGACGTTCTTGGAATCATGCCTACCGGTGCCGGTAAGTCCATCTGTTTTCAGCTTCCGGCCATTCTGCAGGAGGGTATCACACTGGTGGTATCTCCCCTGATTTCCCTGATGAAAGATCAGGTGGACGCGCTCAATCAGTCCGGAATTCCCGCCGCGTATCTCAATTCCACCCTCTCACCGCGCCAGATGGAAACCGCGTTGTACCACGCAAAGAACGGCAAATACAAATTGGTTTATGTTGCGCCGGAACGCCTGCTTTCACCGGAGTTTCTTGCCTTTGCTCAAAGTGTAAAAATAGAGATGCTCACAGTAGATGAAGCCCATTGTATTTCGCAGTGGGGGCAGGATTTTCGGCCAAGCTACGCGCAAATCCCGCAATTTATTGATCAGCTTGCGCAAAGGCCGAGGGTATCCGCGTTTACGGCAACCGCTACCCTACGTGTAAGAGAGGACATTGTTTCGCTCCTTTCTTTGCAAGACCCAACCGTTTTAGTTACGGGTTTCGACCGGCCCAACCTTTCGTTTGAGGTACAGGCACCCAAAAACAAAATGCAGGCATTAACAAGCTTTTTACATATCCATCAAAGTCAGAGCGGAATTGTCTACTGCGCCACCCGAAAAACCGTGGAAGAGGTTTGCGAGGAACTAAACAGGCAGGGTGTTTCCGCCTCCCGCTATCACGCAGGTTTAACGGACGAGGAACGCCGTACCAATCAGGACGATTTTTTATTTGACCGCGTGCAGATTATGGTCGCCACCAATGCGTTTGGAATGGGGATTGATAAATCAAACGTGGCGTTTGTGGTTCATTACAATATGCCAAAGGATATTGAAAGCTATTATCAGGAGGCAGGACGAGCCGGGCGCGACGGCAGTGAGGCCACCTGTCTTTTGCTTTACAGCGGGCAGGATGTCAGGACGAGTCAGTGGATGATCGAGCATTCCAAAGACGCATCTTATCCAGATGCCGAAACCGAAAAGCAGCTCAAGGAGCGGGATTACCAGCGCTTGCGTGAAATGACCTTCTACGCAACGACAAATGATTGTCTTCGGGCTTTTATTCTGCGGTATTTCGGAGAAAACCCACCCGGCTATTGCGGCCATTGCAGCAACTGCAATACGAAATTCCAAACGGTGGATGTCACTGAGGATTCCCAAAAAATTCTGTCTTGCGTGGCACGAGTAAAAGAGCGCTTTGGCGCGTCACTGGTGATTGACGTACTGCGCGGCAGCAAAAGCGAACGCATCCGGGATCTGAAATTCGACGCGTTATCCACTTATGGGATCAGTAAAAAAAGCGTGCACACCCTGCGCGCTGTCATCGAATTTTTAGTACAAAGCGGCTATCTTGAAAAAAGCGACGGGCAATATGCAGTCCTTCGTCTTACGCCTGAGGCAAAGAACGTGTTGAACGGCACCGTAGCGCTTGAAATGAAGTTGGCAGAAGAAAAGCCGGCAGCACCGGAAGAGGGCTCTGACGAGACGGCATATTCCAAAAACACGGTTCCCCCTGGCACCGAATCCCTTTTTATTCGTTTGAAAGAGCTTCGGCATGAACTCGCCGCTGAACAAGGGGTACCAGCATTTGTTGTGTTTTCTGACAGCTCCCTTGTCGATATGTGCGTGAGGTTGCCGAGAGCCCCTGCACAATTTTTAATGGTGTCTGGTGTAGGAGAAACCAAGCTGCAACGTTACGGTGAAAAATTTTTACAGGTCATTGCAGACTATTGCAGGGTAAACGCGGGGCTGGAACTGCCGGAAGAGAACGACCGCCCCACTATCAAACGCAAAAGGAAGGGCACCGCCTTTGCTGAAGTGATTCTACCGGACAGCGAAATCTGCAAGGAAGTTGAGATATTTGAAAATCCCATTCCAATCAGCTTTCTTGCCGCCGCCGCAAACGAGGTGCTTTCACAACACGCATGCTCAACGGTCTCCGCCGTGAAAATCGCAGATTGGCTTGTGTCAGAGGGATACCTGCAAATTGTGGAACAAAAGGACAGCCGTGCAAAAGTGCCGACCCAGAAAGGGATTTCGCTTGGAATTTTACAGGAAGAGCGTACCCACTCTAACCGTAATTATTGGATGAACCTCTACCCTTCGTCCGCACAGCAATTTATTATAGACCATATTTGTGACATCTTAGTCTATGATAAAAAGGGACTGAATGGTGGTCATTGA
- a CDS encoding DUF4183 domain-containing protein, with the protein MAKQLFRLAATNSSVSETSYFYKRSTAITVTSVDFSLPKATWIKGNGSAVGTGAFTLATNGYYNLFINGVLQQSSLYTVSSTGVVLTGATAAYTISASSPFTLTVANSTTPLVAIP; encoded by the coding sequence GTGGCAAAACAATTATTCCGCTTGGCGGCAACCAACTCTAGTGTAAGTGAGACAAGTTATTTTTATAAAAGATCCACAGCGATCACGGTAACATCCGTAGATTTTTCGCTTCCCAAAGCAACTTGGATTAAAGGTAACGGCTCCGCAGTAGGTACTGGTGCTTTTACGTTAGCAACAAACGGATATTACAATCTGTTCATTAACGGTGTATTGCAGCAGAGCTCACTGTATACGGTTAGTTCTACTGGGGTTGTCCTCACGGGCGCAACCGCAGCTTATACGATTTCCGCAAGCTCTCCGTTCACACTTACTGTCGCTAATTCCACTACGCCTCTGGTGGCGATTCCTTAA
- a CDS encoding PglD-related sugar-binding protein — MKLAIFGTSGFAREVRDLALSAGYKEIVLIGKTPETAIQGFTVHAQEELSPLFCEQFSFVIGIGSPKSRKAVWEQFPLLNYVNLIHPSATFGYRQQEELEKKAGNIVCAGVRMTNQIMPGNFGIYNLNCTVGHDCVIEDFVTVSPGASISGNVLLQEGAYLGANSCVIQGKSITEKISVGRYATVGAGAVVTQNVSDNIIVKGIPAR, encoded by the coding sequence ATGAAATTGGCCATTTTCGGAACATCCGGTTTTGCCCGGGAAGTACGTGACCTTGCCCTATCGGCCGGGTACAAAGAAATTGTTTTGATTGGGAAAACGCCGGAGACCGCGATTCAAGGCTTTACGGTTCACGCGCAGGAGGAACTTTCTCCTCTTTTCTGCGAACAGTTTTCCTTTGTGATTGGAATCGGAAGTCCCAAAAGCCGGAAAGCAGTTTGGGAACAATTTCCTCTTCTGAATTACGTCAACCTGATTCATCCTTCGGCAACCTTCGGTTACCGCCAGCAGGAGGAATTGGAGAAAAAGGCCGGCAATATTGTTTGTGCCGGCGTGAGAATGACCAATCAGATTATGCCGGGGAATTTCGGAATTTATAATCTGAACTGCACGGTTGGGCACGACTGTGTGATCGAAGATTTTGTCACTGTGTCTCCCGGAGCCAGTATCTCCGGAAATGTGCTGCTTCAGGAGGGGGCTTATCTCGGGGCAAATTCGTGTGTCATCCAAGGGAAGTCCATCACAGAGAAAATATCAGTAGGCCGTTACGCCACGGTGGGGGCGGGAGCGGTTGTCACCCAAAACGTCTCCGATAATATAATAGTAAAAGGCATTCCGGCTAGATAG
- the neuC gene encoding UDP-N-acetylglucosamine 2-epimerase, which translates to MKRKLCVVTGTRSEYGLLCPLLKAIEKEPCFQLQLVVTGAHLSPEFGLTYREIEQDGFAVERKVELLVSSDTPVGIAKSIGLGVIGFAEAFDQLRPDLLVLLGDRYEILAAAQAALVAKIPIAHIGGGDTTEGAFDEAIRHSITKMAHLHFVTNEESARRVRQLGEDPARVYKVGSLGIDQIFNLPRMSRAELEQSLGVAFRERNLLITFHPVTLDSEPADRQLQELLHALEELGEDVGLIFTKPNADPQSRELIRLTEEFAAVHPNAAVYSSLGQFRYFSLIQQVDAVVGNSSSGLYEVPSFHKPTVNIGDRQKGRLLASSVLSCSPNKEEILRAIRKAMTMDCTTAVNPYGQGDSAKQIITILESVPDYRALLKKQFYLL; encoded by the coding sequence GTGAAGCGCAAGCTTTGCGTGGTAACGGGAACCCGCTCCGAATACGGTCTGCTGTGCCCTTTGCTGAAAGCGATTGAAAAAGAACCGTGTTTTCAGCTTCAGTTGGTGGTGACGGGTGCGCATCTTTCCCCGGAATTCGGTCTGACCTACCGGGAAATTGAGCAGGATGGTTTTGCCGTGGAGCGGAAAGTGGAATTGCTTGTTTCCAGCGATACTCCGGTGGGAATCGCGAAATCCATCGGGCTGGGGGTAATCGGTTTTGCGGAGGCGTTTGATCAGCTGCGCCCGGACCTTCTTGTGCTGCTCGGTGATCGGTATGAAATTCTGGCGGCGGCACAGGCTGCTCTGGTCGCAAAAATTCCAATTGCTCATATCGGCGGAGGAGATACCACAGAGGGCGCGTTTGACGAAGCCATCCGCCACAGCATTACCAAAATGGCACACCTTCACTTTGTAACCAATGAGGAATCCGCCCGCCGGGTCAGGCAGCTGGGGGAAGATCCCGCGCGGGTTTACAAGGTAGGGAGTCTTGGCATTGACCAAATTTTCAACCTGCCGCGCATGAGCCGCGCCGAGCTGGAGCAGTCGCTGGGGGTTGCCTTCCGAGAAAGAAATTTATTGATCACATTTCATCCGGTTACGCTGGATTCGGAGCCTGCCGACCGTCAGCTTCAGGAACTGCTGCATGCGCTGGAGGAACTCGGCGAGGACGTTGGCCTGATTTTTACCAAACCCAATGCCGACCCGCAGAGCCGGGAACTGATCCGGCTGACGGAGGAGTTTGCAGCCGTGCATCCCAATGCCGCAGTGTATTCCTCTCTGGGGCAGTTTCGGTATTTCAGCCTGATTCAGCAGGTGGATGCGGTTGTGGGGAATTCCTCCAGCGGGCTGTATGAGGTTCCCTCCTTTCACAAGCCGACGGTCAATATCGGCGACCGCCAGAAAGGGAGGCTTCTTGCCTCCTCTGTGCTGAGCTGTTCCCCGAATAAGGAGGAAATTCTGCGGGCAATACGCAAAGCAATGACCATGGACTGTACCACGGCGGTGAATCCCTATGGGCAGGGCGACAGTGCGAAACAAATAATAACGATTTTAGAATCGGTTCCTGATTATCGTGCTTTACTGAAAAAACAGTTTTATCTCTTATAA
- a CDS encoding glycosyltransferase, producing MEGTKQLSLCVITKNDAAFLPDCLSEMQDVADEILVVDLGSDDDTLKLAEQAGAKLYRLEWEEDFSKIKNFCMEHAAGKWVLFLQADEKISQEQREELKILLQNPSAEGYLLYVDYNQEERGISSPAQFLRLIRNRTEYRFCYRSFEYLPDKVIFPLRNTGIRITHRSKETVTWPLEERIRLLEEDVREHPQSSYVRYMEGIELLNQGEYEESVVPLDQARRAVNWGYLYAPHLYKCLGFVLISLERYQEAVEVLGEGIENISFYNDLLVLRAETYRLLNRNQEALEDLEACIALRMEPNASVPCTEIEDSIVQEMWEEIRANLNKSNR from the coding sequence ATGGAGGGAACAAAGCAGCTGAGCCTGTGTGTGATTACGAAAAACGACGCAGCGTTTTTACCGGATTGTCTGAGTGAAATGCAAGACGTGGCGGATGAAATTCTTGTGGTCGATCTCGGCTCCGATGACGATACGCTCAAACTGGCAGAACAGGCAGGCGCAAAGCTGTACCGGCTGGAGTGGGAGGAAGATTTCAGTAAAATAAAGAATTTCTGCATGGAGCACGCAGCTGGAAAATGGGTGTTGTTCCTGCAGGCAGATGAGAAGATTTCTCAGGAACAGCGGGAAGAATTAAAAATTTTGCTGCAAAATCCCAGCGCGGAGGGGTATCTCCTCTATGTAGACTACAATCAAGAGGAGCGGGGGATTTCTTCTCCCGCGCAGTTCCTGCGGCTGATCCGGAACCGAACGGAGTATCGCTTTTGTTATCGTTCCTTTGAGTATCTTCCGGATAAAGTGATTTTCCCTTTGCGGAATACCGGCATTCGTATTACACACCGCAGCAAGGAAACCGTCACATGGCCGCTGGAAGAGCGAATTCGGCTGTTGGAGGAAGACGTCAGGGAGCACCCTCAGAGCAGCTATGTGCGGTATATGGAAGGCATAGAGCTGCTGAATCAGGGGGAGTATGAGGAAAGCGTTGTTCCCCTCGATCAGGCGCGCAGAGCGGTCAACTGGGGGTATCTGTATGCCCCCCACCTGTATAAATGCCTTGGCTTTGTCCTGATCAGCCTGGAACGGTACCAAGAGGCGGTAGAGGTATTAGGCGAAGGAATTGAAAATATCTCCTTCTACAACGACCTGCTGGTTCTGCGCGCGGAAACGTACCGCCTGCTGAACCGGAACCAGGAGGCGCTCGAGGACCTGGAAGCCTGTATCGCCCTTCGGATGGAACCGAACGCTTCCGTGCCCTGCACGGAAATTGAAGATTCCATTGTTCAGGAGATGTGGGAGGAAATTCGGGCCAACCTGAACAAGAGCAATCGATAA
- a CDS encoding acylneuraminate cytidylyltransferase family protein translates to MRRLCTICVRAGSKGVPSKNIRSLLGKPLLAYSILQAKQCGLFEAVAVSSDGEAMLQAAKEWGADYQFLRPAELASDSAPKIPAIRHCLEEAEKRAGHTFDVIADLDATSPLRYLSDIAGAVSLLETNGVSNVITGSPARHSPYFNLVEVNETGAVQLSKQLTAPVFCRQDSPKCYDLNGSVYVWRRESLLSCDSVFVEDTQLYVMPPERSADIDSELDFEFVQFLMSKRAEQYGTAIL, encoded by the coding sequence ATGAGACGATTATGCACCATCTGTGTTCGGGCAGGCTCCAAAGGAGTGCCCAGTAAAAATATTCGCAGCCTGTTAGGGAAGCCGTTGCTTGCGTACAGCATTTTACAGGCGAAGCAGTGCGGCCTGTTTGAGGCGGTAGCGGTCAGCAGTGATGGAGAAGCAATGCTGCAGGCCGCCAAAGAGTGGGGAGCGGATTACCAATTTTTAAGACCCGCCGAGCTTGCCTCAGACAGCGCGCCAAAGATTCCCGCCATTCGTCACTGCCTGGAAGAAGCAGAAAAGCGAGCCGGTCATACCTTTGATGTCATTGCGGATCTGGACGCAACCTCTCCCTTGCGCTATCTTTCCGACATTGCGGGTGCGGTGTCGCTTCTCGAGACCAACGGTGTTTCCAATGTGATTACCGGGTCTCCCGCACGTCATTCTCCGTACTTTAATCTGGTGGAAGTGAATGAAACGGGAGCGGTGCAGCTTTCTAAGCAGCTGACTGCGCCCGTGTTTTGTCGGCAGGATTCCCCGAAGTGCTACGATTTGAACGGATCGGTTTATGTTTGGCGGCGGGAATCGCTGCTCAGCTGTGATTCGGTTTTTGTGGAGGACACACAGCTTTATGTCATGCCGCCAGAACGTTCCGCCGATATTGATTCGGAGCTGGATTTTGAGTTTGTCCAATTCTTAATGAGCAAACGGGCGGAACAATATGGTACAGCAATCTTATGA
- a CDS encoding nucleotidyltransferase family protein, with amino-acid sequence MNEWKKILILPTMKIHEAIERIDRNSLQIAVVATEDGILLGTVTDGDVRRGILKGISLDSPVSQIMNSHPVTIPKLNDRKNILTILKANKVRHLPVVDDAGHIIGIECLDELLTESHNDNWVVVMAGGLGKRLEPLTNSCPKPMLKIGEKPVLETIVEQFLRQGFRQFCFSVNYKSEQIKDYFGDGSKWGAEICYIDETSRMGTAGSLSLLPFETTKPILVTNGDILTKLSFEQLVGFHLEHQAKATIAVTAYDYQVPYGVIKANRDRLVGFEEKPVYTSFINGGIYVLNPEVLKHIPQNSYFDMNSLFEALLQNDELVCIFPIREYWIDIGGIKDFYQASKDFEEVFQFEVAGKSAIQES; translated from the coding sequence ATGAATGAATGGAAAAAAATACTGATTCTTCCCACTATGAAGATTCATGAGGCAATCGAACGGATTGACCGGAATTCCCTGCAAATCGCCGTTGTGGCTACTGAAGACGGCATCTTACTGGGTACCGTTACCGACGGTGATGTCCGTCGCGGTATTTTAAAGGGGATTTCCTTGGACAGCCCCGTCAGCCAGATTATGAATTCACATCCGGTTACGATCCCGAAGCTGAATGACCGGAAAAATATTCTTACGATCTTAAAAGCAAATAAAGTCCGCCACCTTCCGGTAGTGGATGACGCGGGGCATATCATTGGTATTGAGTGCCTGGATGAATTGCTCACCGAGTCTCACAATGATAACTGGGTGGTGGTGATGGCGGGAGGATTGGGGAAACGCCTGGAACCATTAACAAACAGCTGCCCCAAACCAATGCTGAAAATTGGCGAAAAGCCGGTTCTGGAGACAATTGTGGAACAGTTCCTCCGTCAGGGCTTCCGCCAATTTTGTTTTTCTGTCAACTATAAATCAGAGCAAATCAAAGATTATTTTGGGGACGGCTCGAAGTGGGGAGCGGAAATCTGCTATATTGATGAAACAAGCCGGATGGGAACCGCTGGGTCCCTCAGCCTGCTTCCGTTTGAAACCACGAAACCGATTCTTGTTACCAACGGCGATATTCTCACGAAGCTGAGCTTTGAGCAGTTGGTCGGCTTCCACCTGGAGCATCAGGCCAAAGCCACCATTGCCGTAACCGCCTATGACTATCAAGTGCCCTATGGGGTAATTAAAGCAAATCGTGACCGCCTGGTCGGGTTTGAGGAAAAGCCGGTCTATACCAGCTTTATTAACGGCGGAATCTATGTACTCAATCCGGAAGTACTGAAGCATATTCCCCAAAACTCCTATTTTGACATGAACAGCCTGTTTGAAGCACTGCTTCAGAATGACGAGCTAGTCTGTATTTTCCCGATCCGAGAGTATTGGATTGATATTGGTGGAATTAAGGATTTCTATCAGGCTTCCAAAGATTTTGAAGAGGTATTTCAATTTGAAGTTGCCGGAAAATCGGCAATACAGGAAAGCTGA
- a CDS encoding motility associated factor glycosyltransferase family protein — MYEKNLELLTPWLKESVKAIDEEELWEKIEVTYNAEGYPVCRYHQDGLCFHITSKHPVQEAEIWAKTIQQQGSTEVFLYGTGFGYALFQLFEQKMPHTLVIVFEQNIYLFKAMLYYFDLSPIIQTQKISFFVGDSPQFKKAFEKLFYSLIFFSTTYPTVAFTLPAVRNFKKEYLEIHRYIFRELSLLTSYIGNDHQDNMIGLRNLMRNTKEVLKNPYLSCLKDQYRNVPAFIISNGPSLDLSLSQLKKIQGRGLIICVESAIVPLTKNGINPDVLAVVERTKYTYLYHFEHRNYSPDIALLSLALVDPRVYPSFGGEIIPIFRKGEELNRWFNQSLGDMSALNAGSNVSHLALDVATYLGADPIIFVGQDFAYGPEGVTHSKDAVSSQEKGKRARDILHSIPTVYVEGNNGEMIPSNQLWLNFRLGLEHIIAEQPENHFYNATEGGAKIRGTERGKLSDLIEQYCTQPLPVRVNELIAEKKADLSIADRRTRLEKFLEEVQRYAALFRSLASEMNLRRLESETMLRLCAAADHEKHSAILDETYQRNIAAFYQYAKDNLCRSFFQQLICAYFYLMNRLGNIDTQEKRVQIFNIQGQLYHDLSVVSQSLSVSLEEAEEDLNAFLHEFHEKEA; from the coding sequence ATGTATGAAAAAAATCTGGAATTGCTAACACCGTGGCTGAAGGAATCGGTAAAGGCAATCGACGAAGAGGAGCTTTGGGAAAAGATTGAGGTTACCTATAATGCAGAGGGCTACCCTGTTTGCCGCTATCATCAGGATGGCTTGTGCTTCCATATTACCAGCAAGCATCCGGTTCAGGAAGCGGAAATATGGGCCAAAACGATTCAGCAGCAGGGTTCAACCGAGGTTTTTCTATATGGTACCGGCTTCGGATATGCGCTGTTTCAGCTGTTCGAGCAAAAAATGCCCCATACACTTGTGATTGTGTTTGAGCAGAACATCTATTTGTTCAAAGCCATGCTGTATTATTTTGATTTGTCACCTATTATTCAAACGCAAAAAATATCCTTTTTTGTCGGAGACAGTCCCCAATTTAAAAAAGCGTTTGAGAAGCTGTTTTACAGCCTGATCTTTTTCAGCACCACTTACCCAACAGTCGCGTTTACTCTTCCGGCGGTGCGCAATTTCAAAAAAGAATACCTCGAAATTCATCGGTATATTTTCAGGGAGCTGTCTTTACTGACCTCTTATATTGGGAATGATCATCAGGATAATATGATCGGCCTTCGCAATTTGATGCGCAACACCAAAGAGGTTTTAAAAAACCCGTACCTGAGCTGTCTGAAAGATCAATACCGGAATGTTCCGGCCTTTATTATTTCTAACGGGCCGTCGCTGGATCTCAGTCTTTCACAACTCAAAAAAATTCAGGGCAGGGGCCTGATTATTTGCGTGGAATCGGCGATTGTACCGCTTACAAAAAACGGCATCAATCCGGATGTGCTTGCGGTTGTGGAGCGGACGAAATACACGTATTTGTATCATTTTGAACATCGAAATTACTCGCCGGATATTGCCCTGCTTTCGCTCGCTCTGGTTGATCCGCGAGTGTATCCTTCCTTTGGTGGCGAAATCATTCCTATTTTTCGCAAGGGAGAAGAATTGAACCGCTGGTTTAACCAAAGTCTGGGGGATATGAGTGCGCTGAACGCGGGCAGCAATGTGTCGCATCTTGCGCTGGATGTGGCCACGTACCTTGGTGCTGACCCCATTATCTTTGTCGGGCAGGATTTTGCTTATGGCCCGGAGGGTGTTACACACAGCAAGGACGCGGTTTCTTCTCAGGAAAAGGGAAAGCGGGCTAGGGATATTCTTCATTCCATTCCCACGGTTTATGTAGAAGGCAATAATGGCGAAATGATTCCCTCCAACCAGCTATGGCTGAATTTTCGGTTGGGCTTGGAACATATCATTGCCGAACAACCGGAGAATCATTTTTACAATGCCACGGAGGGTGGAGCAAAAATACGGGGAACCGAACGGGGAAAGCTCAGTGACTTAATTGAGCAGTACTGTACGCAACCGCTTCCGGTTCGGGTAAACGAATTAATCGCGGAAAAGAAAGCAGACCTTTCCATTGCGGATCGCAGGACACGGCTTGAGAAATTTCTTGAGGAAGTGCAGCGCTATGCTGCTTTGTTTCGCAGTCTGGCAAGTGAAATGAATCTGCGCAGACTGGAATCCGAAACAATGCTGCGCCTGTGTGCGGCGGCAGATCATGAAAAACACAGCGCTATTCTGGATGAGACTTATCAGAGGAATATCGCTGCATTTTATCAATACGCAAAAGACAATTTGTGCCGCAGCTTTTTTCAGCAGTTGATCTGTGCTTATTTCTACTTGATGAATCGTCTGGGCAACATTGACACACAGGAGAAGAGAGTACAAATTTTCAATATTCAAGGTCAGCTTTACCATGATTTAAGCGTGGTCAGTCAAAGTCTGTCCGTTTCGCTGGAGGAAGCGGAAGAGGACTTGAACGCTTTTTTGCATGAATTCCATGAGAAGGAGGCCTGA
- the neuB gene encoding N-acetylneuraminate synthase, with protein sequence MNQKVTVIAEAGVNHNGSLEMAKQLIDAAAQAGADAVKFQTFHTEQVMVPNAPKAAYQQENTARGESQYEMVKKCELDEPAHLMLKGYANTKKITFLSTAFDLESLDFLISLNVPLLKIASGEITNAPLLRKAAGFGKKILLSVGMADLGEIEEALGVLAFGYLERAGSKASPCRAAFRQAYQSDAGQAVLSSQVSLLHCTTEYPAPFSEVNLCVMQTLRQCFGLPVGYSDHTSGIAIPLAAVALGASVLEKHLTLDRSLPGPDHKASLEPWEFTQMVQGIRQVEQSLGSPVKRPAPSELSNRQIARKSMVAACPIEQGERYTDRNLAVKRPQNGRSPMEYFDLLGRAANRSYRENEVLQ encoded by the coding sequence ATGAATCAAAAGGTTACCGTGATTGCCGAGGCAGGGGTGAACCATAACGGCTCGCTTGAAATGGCAAAGCAACTGATAGACGCTGCCGCTCAGGCAGGCGCGGACGCGGTTAAATTCCAGACCTTCCACACGGAGCAGGTGATGGTGCCGAACGCGCCGAAAGCCGCGTACCAACAAGAGAATACGGCGCGGGGCGAAAGCCAGTATGAAATGGTTAAAAAATGCGAACTGGATGAACCGGCTCATCTGATGTTAAAGGGGTACGCAAACACAAAGAAAATCACGTTTCTTTCCACCGCTTTTGATCTGGAAAGTCTTGATTTTCTCATTTCCTTGAATGTCCCCCTGCTGAAAATTGCTTCCGGGGAAATCACCAATGCGCCCCTTTTGCGCAAAGCGGCGGGATTTGGTAAAAAGATTCTGCTTTCTGTGGGAATGGCCGATTTAGGGGAGATCGAGGAAGCACTCGGGGTTCTTGCTTTCGGCTATCTGGAACGTGCGGGGAGTAAGGCCAGCCCCTGCCGGGCAGCCTTTCGGCAGGCCTATCAGTCCGATGCGGGTCAGGCCGTTCTAAGTAGTCAGGTCAGTCTGCTGCACTGTACAACGGAATATCCCGCGCCATTTTCAGAAGTAAATCTATGTGTAATGCAAACCTTGCGCCAGTGCTTTGGGCTGCCGGTCGGGTACTCTGACCATACCTCGGGAATCGCCATTCCTCTGGCTGCTGTGGCACTGGGCGCTTCTGTATTGGAAAAACATCTGACGCTTGACCGCAGCCTGCCCGGCCCCGATCACAAGGCCTCGCTGGAGCCTTGGGAATTCACCCAGATGGTACAGGGAATTCGTCAGGTGGAGCAGTCGCTCGGCAGTCCGGTCAAGCGGCCTGCTCCATCTGAACTCAGCAACCGGCAGATTGCACGGAAAAGCATGGTTGCGGCTTGCCCAATCGAGCAGGGCGAACGCTACACCGACCGAAATTTAGCCGTTAAGCGGCCGCAGAACGGCAGGTCTCCTATGGAGTATTTTGACCTTTTGGGGAGAGCGGCCAACCGGTCCTATCGGGAAAACGAGGTGCTTCAATGA